From Bacteroidales bacterium, the proteins below share one genomic window:
- a CDS encoding carboxypeptidase-like regulatory domain-containing protein, producing MPFFSKPILLWAISLFLFLSPSLAQEFLVKGRVLDAETHEPLAFVNIISNAGPMGAATDIDGKFLVRDTNPIKTLRISYIGYEPMVFEVRPDGKDQTVNLQKSEVLLEEVVIRPGINPAHKIIRKVLENRFLNDHERMESFAYSSYEKITFGPENDTLPWSDAMALDSSAIRMKKFFDRQYLFIMESVAERKFLFPDKNYNKVIASRISGFGDPLFIFLMSQIQSTSFYKETITISDKQYINPISSGTLSKYNFELVDTLVEPWPYDTTYIMTFRPLLQTNFDGLKGVISISTNGYAIRNVIAEPARLTGNMTIKIQQLYDFMQDEHWFPLQLNTDIVFKNVIGNGNITIGKSPENPASDQSDLVGRGKSYISNIRLNPAFKKSQFGFVEVDVQPDAFRKPEHVWEQYRVDSLTIRELNTYHIMDSIGKARHFDRLGYKLDAIMNGKMSIGFMYLEMDKILKWNRFEGTRLGAGMHTNEKFSKIIQLGAYGGYGFKDHKIKYGGNAEILFNRLYESKVGFSYEDDLNEAGLEDPFMNNKLFTNPENYRQLLVSRMDHAKSFKIALSSRFLNYTKVELSLLKSHIIPQYDYGYITHRNEGLQVISKEFDITEANIQIRFAYGEKFMRNSRSLVSMGTTYPIVWLNLAGAFNGMAGGQYSYKGST from the coding sequence ATGCCTTTTTTTAGTAAGCCTATACTCCTATGGGCCATTAGTCTCTTTTTATTTCTTTCTCCCTCTCTGGCGCAGGAATTTCTTGTGAAAGGCCGGGTCCTGGATGCCGAAACCCATGAACCACTTGCCTTTGTAAATATAATTTCCAATGCCGGGCCTATGGGCGCAGCAACAGATATCGATGGGAAATTTCTGGTCAGGGATACCAATCCAATCAAGACTTTGAGGATCAGTTATATTGGGTATGAACCCATGGTATTTGAAGTCAGGCCAGATGGCAAAGACCAAACAGTAAATCTTCAGAAAAGTGAAGTCCTGCTCGAAGAAGTAGTGATAAGGCCCGGAATTAATCCGGCTCACAAAATCATCAGGAAAGTATTGGAGAACAGGTTTTTGAATGATCACGAACGAATGGAATCCTTTGCCTATTCCAGTTATGAAAAAATAACTTTCGGACCTGAGAATGATACTCTTCCATGGTCAGATGCCATGGCATTAGATAGTTCGGCGATTAGAATGAAGAAATTTTTCGACAGGCAATACCTGTTTATCATGGAAAGTGTAGCTGAAAGAAAATTCCTTTTCCCTGACAAAAACTATAATAAAGTGATTGCCTCGCGTATATCCGGATTCGGCGATCCATTATTTATCTTCCTGATGTCGCAAATACAGTCAACTTCGTTTTATAAGGAAACCATTACAATTTCTGATAAGCAGTATATTAATCCCATTAGTTCCGGAACCCTGTCGAAATATAATTTTGAGCTGGTTGATACACTCGTCGAACCCTGGCCCTATGATACTACCTATATCATGACATTCAGGCCACTTTTGCAGACTAATTTTGACGGTCTGAAAGGAGTCATCAGCATAAGCACAAATGGTTATGCTATCAGGAATGTAATAGCAGAGCCAGCCAGGTTGACAGGAAACATGACAATAAAAATTCAGCAGCTGTATGATTTTATGCAGGATGAGCATTGGTTCCCTTTGCAGTTGAATACAGATATAGTCTTTAAAAATGTGATAGGTAATGGAAACATAACTATTGGAAAGAGCCCGGAGAATCCAGCTTCTGACCAAAGCGACCTTGTTGGAAGAGGTAAAAGTTATATTTCCAACATCCGGCTTAATCCTGCATTTAAAAAAAGCCAGTTTGGATTTGTTGAGGTAGATGTGCAGCCGGATGCTTTCAGAAAACCTGAGCATGTTTGGGAACAATACAGGGTCGACAGCCTGACCATCAGGGAACTTAATACCTATCATATTATGGATAGCATAGGTAAAGCCCGTCATTTTGACCGCCTTGGATATAAGCTGGATGCAATAATGAATGGTAAAATGTCCATAGGATTTATGTATCTGGAGATGGATAAAATACTGAAGTGGAATCGTTTTGAAGGCACACGATTAGGAGCGGGGATGCACACCAATGAAAAATTCTCAAAAATTATTCAACTGGGGGCTTATGGAGGATATGGATTCAAAGATCATAAGATAAAGTATGGCGGTAATGCTGAAATCCTTTTTAACCGGCTTTATGAATCAAAGGTTGGGTTTTCATACGAAGACGATCTTAACGAAGCGGGTCTTGAAGATCCTTTTATGAATAATAAACTCTTCACTAATCCTGAGAATTACAGGCAGCTTCTGGTGAGTAGGATGGATCATGCTAAATCGTTTAAAATTGCTTTGAGCAGCAGGTTCCTGAATTATACCAAAGTTGAATTATCATTACTGAAATCACATATTATTCCTCAATACGATTATGGCTACATAACCCATAGAAACGAAGGGTTGCAGGTAATATCCAAAGAGTTTGATATAACGGAGGCAAATATACAGATCCGATTTGCCTATGGCGAAAAGTTTATGAGGAACAGTCGGTCACTGGTATCCATGGGAACCACCTATCCAATTGTTTGGTTAAACCTGGCCGGAGCCTTCAATGGAATGGCTGGAGGTCAATATTCCTATAAAGGCTCAACCTAA
- a CDS encoding urocanate hydratase, producing the protein MNKDEFRKAVLQGIPSSLPLAPFFDPEVNHAPVRKDILNAEEKKLALRNALRYFDKKHHEVLAPEFAEELNKYGRIYMYRFRPAYPMFARPIEEYPAKCQQAAAIMLMIQNNLDPVVAQHPHELITYGGNGAVFQNWAQYLLTMKYLSEMTDEQTLVMYSGHPLGLFPSHKDAPRVVVTNGMVIPNYSKPDDWERFNALGVSQYGQMTAGSYMYIGPQGIVHGTTITVLNAGRKIQKGDEGLAGKIFVTSGLGGMSGAQPKAAVIAGAIGVIAEINPKAVYTRHSQGWVDEVYSNLDELMTRIRKAKTGKEAVSLAYQGNVVDLWERLAKDNIEVEMGSDQTSLHNPWAGGYYPAGLSFEESKQMMAAEPEKFREKVQESLRRQVVAINKLTAKGMYFFDYGNAFLLESSRAGADIMSPDGTFRYPSYVQDIMGPMCFDYGFGPFRWVCTSGKSEDLDKTDQIAMEVLELLAKDSPKEIMQQMHDNIRWIREAKQNKLVVGSQARILYADCLGRTRIAEAFNKAILEGRISAPVVLGRDHHDVSGTDSPYRETSNIYDGSRFTADMAIQNVIGDSFRGATWVSIHNGGGVGWGEVINGGFGMLLDGTADADRRLKNMLHWDVNNGIARRSWARNEGAMFAIQRAMQEEPGLKVTLPNIVDDSLLNVLF; encoded by the coding sequence ATGAACAAAGACGAATTCAGGAAAGCCGTTCTCCAGGGGATACCATCCAGCCTTCCCTTAGCCCCCTTTTTTGACCCGGAAGTGAATCATGCTCCTGTCAGGAAAGATATATTGAATGCAGAAGAAAAAAAACTAGCCTTACGCAATGCCTTGAGGTATTTCGATAAGAAGCATCATGAGGTGCTGGCTCCCGAATTTGCAGAAGAACTTAATAAATACGGCCGTATATACATGTATCGCTTCCGTCCGGCGTATCCCATGTTTGCCAGGCCAATCGAAGAGTATCCCGCTAAATGCCAGCAAGCAGCAGCTATTATGCTGATGATTCAGAATAACCTGGATCCGGTTGTTGCTCAGCATCCCCATGAATTGATCACCTATGGCGGGAATGGTGCTGTTTTTCAGAATTGGGCACAATATCTGCTTACCATGAAGTACCTGTCGGAAATGACTGATGAGCAGACACTCGTCATGTATTCCGGCCATCCGCTTGGTTTATTTCCTTCACATAAAGATGCACCCAGGGTTGTGGTAACAAATGGAATGGTAATCCCCAATTATTCCAAACCTGACGATTGGGAACGCTTCAATGCTTTAGGGGTTTCTCAATACGGACAAATGACTGCCGGTTCCTATATGTATATCGGTCCGCAAGGGATTGTTCATGGGACAACCATTACTGTGCTGAATGCCGGACGCAAAATTCAAAAGGGAGATGAAGGCCTGGCAGGAAAGATATTTGTTACCTCCGGACTTGGAGGCATGTCAGGTGCGCAGCCCAAAGCCGCTGTAATTGCCGGAGCCATTGGAGTGATTGCTGAGATCAACCCCAAAGCTGTGTATACCCGCCATTCCCAGGGATGGGTGGATGAAGTTTATTCAAATTTGGATGAACTGATGACCAGGATCAGGAAGGCAAAAACAGGGAAAGAAGCTGTTTCACTGGCATACCAGGGCAATGTGGTTGACCTGTGGGAACGCCTTGCAAAGGATAATATTGAAGTTGAAATGGGCTCAGATCAAACCTCTCTTCATAATCCATGGGCAGGAGGTTATTATCCTGCAGGCCTAAGTTTTGAAGAATCCAAACAAATGATGGCTGCCGAACCTGAAAAATTCAGGGAGAAAGTGCAGGAATCATTACGCCGACAAGTAGTTGCCATAAATAAACTGACTGCAAAAGGTATGTACTTCTTCGACTATGGAAATGCATTCCTTCTTGAATCTTCCCGTGCAGGAGCTGATATTATGAGTCCAGATGGCACTTTCCGGTATCCTTCCTATGTTCAGGATATCATGGGTCCAATGTGTTTCGATTATGGATTCGGACCCTTCCGCTGGGTTTGTACTTCAGGAAAGTCGGAAGACCTGGACAAAACTGACCAGATTGCTATGGAAGTACTTGAATTGCTTGCCAAAGATTCTCCTAAAGAGATTATGCAGCAAATGCATGATAATATCCGCTGGATCAGGGAAGCCAAACAAAACAAACTGGTTGTCGGGTCACAGGCGCGCATTCTTTATGCTGATTGCCTTGGAAGGACCCGTATTGCTGAAGCTTTCAATAAAGCCATTCTTGAAGGCAGGATTTCTGCTCCGGTAGTCCTGGGCCGCGACCATCACGATGTATCAGGTACAGATTCGCCTTATCGTGAAACATCCAATATCTATGACGGATCCAGGTTTACTGCCGACATGGCCATTCAGAATGTAATTGGCGATAGTTTCAGGGGAGCCACATGGGTGAGTATCCATAATGGCGGAGGTGTCGGATGGGGTGAAGTCATCAATGGAGGTTTCGGAATGCTGCTTGATGGTACTGCCGATGCCGACCGTCGTTTAAAGAATATGCTTCATTGGGATGTGAATAATGGTATTGCCCGCCGCAGCTGGGCTCGTAATGAAGGGGCAATGTTTGCTATTCAAAGGGCAATGCAGGAAGAACCTGGACTGAAGGTAACTCTTCCCAATATTGTTGACGACAGCCTGCTCAATGTTTTGTTCTGA
- a CDS encoding DUF559 domain-containing protein, protein MSSLSHYNKNFKPLARKLRKDGTKGEAILWKKALKARAMEGYQFNRQFSIDNYIVDFLCRKLYLIIEIDGSSHLTKGKQDAERQDYLEKLGYTVIRFSEYEAVYRTDDVVKSIYTAIKLQERRKY, encoded by the coding sequence ATGTCATCATTATCTCATTACAATAAGAATTTTAAACCTTTAGCAAGGAAACTAAGAAAAGATGGTACAAAGGGAGAGGCTATCCTTTGGAAAAAAGCTCTTAAAGCTAGAGCTATGGAAGGATATCAGTTCAATAGGCAATTTTCCATTGATAACTATATTGTTGATTTTTTATGTCGAAAATTATACCTGATCATCGAAATTGATGGAAGCAGCCATTTAACTAAAGGCAAGCAGGATGCGGAAAGACAGGATTACTTAGAGAAACTTGGCTATACAGTGATTCGCTTTTCTGAGTATGAGGCAGTCTATAGGACTGATGATGTGGTGAAAAGTATCTATACTGCGATTAAATTACAAGAACGGCGGAAATATTAA